CTACATGAGACGATAGCACGAATCCCGAAAAGTGTGACTGGGAGGGCAAAACGATGAAAGGAAAGAGTTCCGTCCTTCTCGCGTAGCTGATGATGTCCCTGTCGGTGGTATCGGGGATCATCTTTCTGCGATACCGAGACGTAAACAACCAGAACAGGGTTTTACGGGAAGCGCTTCGAGAAGTCACCGATGAGATCCAAAGGATAAAGGATGAAGGACCTGTCGAGGGCTCGCCCTTAGGCGCCCCCCAGCCGGACTGGGTGAGGCTGAAAAAAGAGGGAAGGCCCGATCCGAGATACTGGCTGGTTGAGGACCTCCTGGTGAGAGAAGATCTTATCCCCTGGGAGGGGATCCACGGCGGCGCCATGAAGATCTACGACCCTTCCCTCGTATGGTTCGCCGGGCCCAAGTGGTGCATCGCCTGGGCGGAGGACGGGCATATCGGGGGCTTCATGCTCCTGCGTTTTGAAGAAGGGGATGGCGGGAAGCCCCGATGGCGGCTCCTGGATTCGACGTTAGCGGACTAATCCTCTTCCCCAAGGCCGATTTCCTTCTCTATAGGCCTGAGGGCTTCTATCACGCCCTCCACAAGTCCCTCCAGGGGTTTTCCCAGCAGGGCCGTACCTTTTTCGATAACTTCCCTGTTGACACCCCTGGCGAAAGCCCTGTCCTTCCACTTTTTCTTGACGGACTTGACGGTCAAATCCTGGAGAGATTTCCCCGGCCTGACTAGCGCCACCGCGGTGACGAAGCCGGTCAGTTCATCGACGGCATACAGGTATTTTTCCATTAGAGAGAGAGGCTCCACATCGGAACAGATACCCCAACCATGGGCCAGTACGGCCCTCACGATATTATCGGGGTACCCCGCTTCTCTCAGCCAGGAGGCCCCCAGGTGAGTGTGCCTGGATGGTTCGTCGATGGTGGTCTCCCAGTCGATATC
Above is a window of Thermovirga sp. DNA encoding:
- a CDS encoding HDIG domain-containing protein, with translation MKKVDREEAMALLRKHNSQIGHIRHALAVEAAMRFFARANGGDEEEWGLAGLVHDIDWETTIDEPSRHTHLGASWLREAGYPDNIVRAVLAHGWGICSDVEPLSLMEKYLYAVDELTGFVTAVALVRPGKSLQDLTVKSVKKKWKDRAFARGVNREVIEKGTALLGKPLEGLVEGVIEALRPIEKEIGLGEED